Proteins from one Camelina sativa cultivar DH55 unplaced genomic scaffold, Cs unpScaffold00670, whole genome shotgun sequence genomic window:
- the LOC104773853 gene encoding cysteine-rich repeat secretory protein 38 — protein sequence MSSLFSSKRTVWFPILALAIQILSIHSVLSQSQTNAFLYHKCSDIEGSFTSKSLYESNLNNLFPQLSYIVPSTGFAASSSGNTQENVNGLALCRGDASSSDCSSCLATAIPEIRQRCPNNKAGIIWYDNCLLKYSSTKFFGKIDYENRFYLYNVNNVSDPTSFNTQTRALLTELTKKATTGGNQKLFATGEKNIGKKKLYGLVQCTRDLRSESCKACLNGIIGELPNCCDGKEGGRVVGGSCNFRYEIYPFVNTA from the exons ATGTCTTCGCTCTTTTCATCAAAACGCACGGTTTGGTTCCCCATCTTGGCATTAGCCATACAAATTCTATCTATACATAGCGTTTTGTCACAAAGCCAGACCAATGCGTTTCTCTACCACAAGTGCTCGGACATTGAAGGAAGCTTCACCTCGAAAAGTCTCTACGAGTCAAATCTCAACAATCTCTTTCCTCAGCTCTCTTACATAGTTCCATCCACCGGTTTCGCCGCCTCCTCCTCTGGTAACACTCAAGAGAACGTCAACGGTTTGGCCCTTTGCCGCGGCGATGCCTCCTCCTCTGACTGTAGCTCTTGTCTTGCAACCGCCATCCCCGAG ATACGTCAAAGATGTCCGAACAACAAGGCGGGAATAATATGGTACGACAACTGTCTTCTCAAGTATTCCTCGACCAAATTCTTTGGGAAAATCGATTACGAGAACAGGTTTTACTTGTACAACGTCAACAATGTGAGCGATCCAACATCCTTCAACACGCAGACGAGAGCTCTTTTAACCGAGCTGACGAAGAAAGCGACTACTGGAGGCAACCAGAAGCTGTTTGCGACAGGAGAGAAAAATATCGGGAAGAAGAAGTTGTACGGACTAGTGCAGTGTACGAGAGACTTGAGGAGTGAGAGTTGTAAGGCATGTTTAAATGGGATTATTGGAGAGCTTCCTAACTGTTGTGACGGTAAAGAAGGAGGGAGAGTTGTGGGTGGGAGCTGCAACTTTAGGTATGAGATATACCCTTTTGTTAACACTGCTTGA